The DNA segment CTGGAGGGAAGGGGCCTTGGGATATTGACAGGCAGGACGGGGATGGGGATGTATGCATTAAACTCCATCTGCCTCCTCCAAGTCTTCATATCCTCTCTCAGGCGAagctctgcctgtctccctgggTTTCCTCAGGCTTTGAAGGCTTGGTCCATCTGTGGGTCATTGAatcttgtgggtggggagggaggaaagcctGGATGGAGGGCAGAGGCTACTGCTGTGACACTCTAGTAACTGAAAAGTGCACCCAAGGTTGTGGCCAgctagctcaatcaatcaatcaattgtatttattgtatgcttactctgtgcagagcactgtactaagctccttcaTAGGCCTCTGGCCAGATCTACAGCTGAGGGCCCACAGACCTGGAAGGGGCAGCGGAGGCTGGACTGAGGTCCTGAGGTTCTCCCTGGGAAGCAGCCCagcctttgccccctcccgccgtGTGCCCCTTGACATCCGAATTGAGttgccagtattcattcattcattcaatcgtatttattgagtgcttactatgtgcagagccctgtactaagcgcttggaatgtacaatgtggcaacagttagaaacaatccctgcccagtaacaggctcacagtctgggattcAGGTACCtcgactgttaaatggggattaagactgtgagctccacgtgggacaggagctgtgtccaacgtgGTTAACTTGTctctcccgcagcacttagaacagtgcgtgacacactgtgagcactaaacaagtaataataatgatggtatttgttaagcacttactatgtgcaagcactgttctaagcactggggtagatacaaggttatcaggttgtcccaagtggggctcacagtctcaatccccatttacagatgagggaactgaggcccagagaagttaagtgacttgcccaaagtcacacagctacccagtggcagagccaggattagaacccacatcctctgactcccaagcccgtgctctttccaccgagccacgctaagcaccatcatcgtcattatttttattattgttagttcCAGGATTCCCACAGTGATAGGCCAAGGCAAGAGAGAGTGATGGAGAGATCATCCGAACTGCTGCTTCAAATCAGAAGTGACTTCCTGGAACTGGGAAGGCTGTTACCCTCTCtgccagattagactgtaagcccattattgggcagggattgcctctatctgttgccgaactgtacattcccaagtgctttgtacagtgctctgcacagagtaagcactcaataaatactattgaatgaatgccagagtTACCAATGCTCAGAGTGAGACCAGAGGCTGGTGATCTGGCCAGAATAAGTTGAGATGGCGAACACCTGAGCGGGGCTACATCTGTCTGCTTCCTCCTGGAGGCTGATCTCACTCCTGTGAAATATGgatttctggtattttttaaaaaaagacgcACCCAAGAAAACAATCTGTGGTGAAAAGGTCCATGTAATAGCAAAATAGAACTGAGGTTTACTGCAATTTTTTATCACTTTGCTGGTCCCAGTCAAATTTTGAGGTGCAAGGTGAAAACAGAGAGTTGGTGAATTACAACTGCAGGGACCCTGCAGAAGAACCTCTTTGTCTCTAGATGATTATTTCATCATAATAAAGATGTGTCGTGTTGACTTAATCATTGGTTTGTTTTATTAAAGATGAAAAGATATTATTAAAGGCAGAACATTAAGTAATGTTCCCGCTAATGTCAACAAAATAGGATAATGATTTCTAATAACTGGATAATGAGACTACTAAGAGAAATGGCAGGGACAAAGATTGCTTTTAATTCTTTTTCCTTCTGAAAATCATCCTATAAACAGAGAACATATCCACTTATTGATGTGCCCACTCATATATTCACTATAAACCTATTCCTTTtattaagctcctggtgggcaggaaatgtgtctaccaactgttgtactttactttcccaagcattaattcattcagtcgtatttattgagcatttactgtatgcaaagcactgttctaagagcttgggagagtacagtataacagtaaacaggcgcagtccctgcccacaacaagctcacagtctagagggagctcacggttggttctctgtacacagtaaatgcttattaaatactattgatgatgattaaGGGAAACttgcactggggtattcattcaatcgtatttattgagcatttactgtgtgcagagcactgtactcaacatgtccaaggccATGCTCATGCCCAAAACTCCTCCTTCCAATACCACAACGTGTTGTATCCAGACAGGCatactgatcattcattcattcaatcgtatttattgagcacttactgtgtgcagaatactgtactaagctcttgggaaagtacagtacagcaacaaagagtgacaatccctgcccacaatgagctcacagtctagaggaggggaggcagacatcattacaaataagcagacatcagtgtaaatgaatagaattgcagatatatacacaggtgttgtggggcggggagaggggaaggagccaagggagcaagtcaggatgttgtagaagggagtgggagatgaggaaaagtggggctcagtctgggaaggcttcttggagatgtgccttcagtaaggcttcacaATCCGAGGGAGTActgtcctctagatggtaaaatcagtgtgggcagggaatgtgtcaaccaactctgttacatcgtactctcctgagcatttagtacagtgctcaccacacagtaatgctcaataaatgtgactgattgatagagggaatgagggcttggtGGGGGAAGaccgccctctgctccccagtTGGCCACTGTGGCCCAGCGGGTATCTTCGGCTTGTTTGATGGCATCTGACCGGCACTCTGTCTTCTGGTCTGCGCAGGGTCTGAGCCCGAGGGATCCCGGGAGCCTGCGCCTGGCGGGCCTGGGCGGGAACAGCGGCTGTGAGGCGGGGACGGTGGACCGGCCGTTCCTCCATGTGACTGCAGGTACCCGACGGGTGAGGCCTGGGGGTCTGGGGCAGGCTGACCCGGGGTCCAGACCCAAGCCCCCACCCAGCGCCGCGCGGACCCTCGGACGGTCCTgggatggtggtggggaggagggtgggcctAGCGGGGGATCCAGCCTGCAGAGACCGAGGCCCTGGTCAGGCCCCGGTGAGGCCTCGGTGAGGCTGCGGCTGGGAGGCAAGGGTGGGCGAGTGAGGGGGTGTCGGCGAGCAGTGCCTCTCGCCGCGTGCCCTGAAAGATTGGGGGTCAGGCCTCTTGGGGTCTGAGGCGGAGCTGCCACGATGCGTCAGGCCGAGGCGGTGGGGGAGAAGCCCGCAGGCCCCGACCCGTTGACTCACTGCCCTCTTGCCGAGGAAAATGCCTCTCGGCTTCACGCACTTCGTCACCATAGTTATCACGCAGCGTGTGAGGGATGGCTCCATAAGGGCGCCGCAGGGCCGGAATGGCAGCCCTCCGTGCCCCTGCCCGCCTGCCCCTTGCTCAATCACCGTGCCTGGGCCTGCTTACACCGCGGCTTGGAAACAGGAGGTCTAGCCAGAGCCATCTTTGTGCCCAGTCCCACCCACCTCTTGCCATCCTGTGAAGGAGCCCCGGGGCGGGTGGAAATTCtgtcatcataatagtaattgtatttgttaattacttactgtgtgcctggcactgtgctaagcgctggggtggattcaagcaaatagggttggatacagtccctgtcccagattcaagcaaatagggttgaatacagtccttgtATTCAAGGGTCTCAaggtctcatcatcatcatcatcatcatcgttattattattatcatcatattatcatatttaataattatggtattttttaagtgcttactatgtgtcaagcactgttctaagtgctgggctagatacaagataatcaggttgtatgcagtccctgtcccacatggtcttagtcctcatttgacagatgaggtaattgaggcacagagaagtgaagcgatttgcccaagatcatacagcagacaagtgacagaggcctgatcagaacccaggtccttctgagtcccaggcccgtgctctgtccactaggccgtgttcttactgtgtaccaagcactgtactaagcactggggtagatacaagataatcaggccccacatagggctcacagtcaagtagaggggagaacagttattgagtccccattttgcaggtgagggaactgaggcacagagaagtgaaatgatctgcccaagtcacacagcggaagagtggcagaatcaggattagaattcaggtcctttgactccaaggtccatgctcttttacTATTGACTAGATCAGCGTCCTGCAGGTCTGATCCATCGATCATATTGATTAAAGGTtttttgtgtgcaggacactgagagTGATGCCCAAAGTACAGtcagccccttcctcttctcctgcaacAAAATAAtacttagggtatttgttaagctttattacgtgtcaaacgccgttctaagtgctcCCACTACCAGCCTGCCTGCACTTTGCAGAGACTTGCTTCAAGCCCCCCAGCTATCAGATGAGCTAGATATTTggagtcaaatttattgaggtgtttactgtctgcaaagcactgtagtaggagcttgggagagtataatacagcaacaaacagacacattcccaacccccaacgagctcagagtctagtggCCCCTTCATCTgcctttcaatcgatcaatcaatcaatggtatttatcgagcacttacttgtacagagcactgtactaagtgcttgggagtgttggtggacacattcccaggcccacaatgagctttcaggaaATGAACAGTCACTGGGgagacttaatggaaagaattcAGGTCTTGAAGTCAGAaacaacagcatggcatagtggatagagcacaggcctgggagtgagaaggacctgggttctaattcagtctctgccacttgcctggtgtgtgagctcggacaagtcacttaacttctctgtgcctcagttacctcatctgtaaaatggggatcgagactatgagccccaaccttgtatctaccctagcgcttagaacagtgcttggcacatagtaagcgctcatcaaataccatcgtcgttattattattaagacccaaGCCCTAGTCCGGATTCTGCCGCCCATTAGTttgtgtgtgatcttgtgcaaatcaTTTGGCGTCTGTCTCACTTTACTCAACTGGAAAACAATTACCTGTCTCAAAGCCATGCCATAAGACGAGGTCAAAAAATGACAgagctttggaaaaattaaaGCTCGCTACAGAATGGGGTATCGGTTTTACCAATCCCATGGAAGCCgaagggatttaggttagacagTAGGTCTGGATGGTTTGAGAGTATTCCTGCCTTGTAAGCTTTAGAAAGGCACCAACTGCCTTTTCTTGGCCTCACTCTTCCCTTTTAAGCTTTAGAATATTTAAAGCTCCAAGGGTGTAGATAGGCAGTTCAAACAGTTTCAACCAGCTCAAGTCAACTCTTGATTAACCTCCTCGAGAAGCTTATCTACGATATGGATTATCTGCGGCaggttatttgtttttatttaataaAGCTCTCGCAGCTGCCGGCTTGCCTGCATCCTGGCTTTCTTCCACACTGGAACACCCAGAGTCCATGTCAATGGTTCTTTCCTCAGATTCCAAGGTCAcgtaccagttttccctccccctcccccttcccagcccagtcCAACCCAAGACACCTCCCCTTCCCTGTTTCTACTTATCCGTGCCACCTTTCCCCTTTAATAGAGCGAGACATCAAGTTTCCAAGTTTGTCTCTTTCTTGGTGtttcctttttatggtacttctaaagtgcttactttgtgccaagcaccatactaagagctagagtagatacaagataatcaggttggacacagcccctgccctacctggggctcacagtctaagtaggagggagtagggtttaatccccattttacagatggaaaaactgaggcccagtgactcgcccaatatcacacagcagacaaatggcagaagccAGGTACTTTGACTCTCCGGCCCACAAATTATGGTATATCTTAAatgcttacaaagtgccaggcactgtactaagcactggggtgggtacgagcaaattgagttggacacagtccctgtcccacatgggactcacagtctcgagccccattttacagatgaggtaaccgaggcccagagaagtgaagtgacttccccaaggtcacacagcagacgagtggcagatccgggattagaacccatgaccttctgtttcccaggcttgtgccctatccattaggctatgctacttctccagCCTTCTGCTTGTACCTCCGAACAAAAAGCATGAAAAGCACTTGGAGCGGTTCCTCGAACCCTGGGAGCTGCCTTGGCAGGGGGAAGAAAACCCTGGGCAAGAAATAGATTTCCGTTTCAGATTCCCAGCAGGAGGGGACGGGGTTGGCGGGGCTGTGGGGAGTCAAGCGATACAGCCGTGAGGGAAATCACGCTCGGCCAACCGCGGGCCTGAGTGTGGCTCCACCGCTTAACCCATGTTtccgtctgtctctctctctcccaccgtcTGCAGCACGCCGGAGGTGCCGAGTGCGGGCGAGACAGCCATGGAGGAGTTTGCCCGGCCCCGAGCTGCGGAGGAAGCCGGAGAGCAGGCGACCCAGGTAAGGCCAGAAGACGAggctcagaggcagggaggttgcgGGCTCCGGGTCTGGGACGAGAGTGCCAGGGTCAGGTGAGAGGCTAGGACCCCTAAATAAGGCAGTGTAGGGGACGGGAAGAAGGAGCTAATGAACCAGGGAGCGGGTCCCTAAAGGTGCTGTGGAATGCAGTCAGCCCCCCAGCCCAGGGCCGGGCATGTGTGGAGAATGGAGGGCCCCAGGATCCCCGAGCCCTTGCTAGAAGATGGACCGTCAGGAGCCCAGAAGTTGGGAGGAGAGACTGAACGATTTAAAGCCATCATAGCACAGACCCAGCGGACAGACCAGCCCCCCAGAATTGGGAGCGGTCTGCCCCACCGACGTTACGAAGATTGAATGCCAAAAGGCGGGCTGGAAAAGAGgcaggccccatatggggcaaaagCATCAGTACGGCAAGTTTCTGTCTCTGCTCCGGTGCGGAAGGGGGTATCGGGTCCGCGTGCGTCTTTTCAGCCTCAGTGGCGTCGGCTCTGACGAAAAGGACAGCTCTCCACATAGCACAGAATCAGAGCTCGGCCAACTAGCGCTCGCCTGGCGCCGTCCTAGGAAGCCGCAGAGAGGATTGACTGTTATTCGGCctctgggtgactgcgggccggGACCGTCCGCTTGGGAACAGTACGGCCTGGGTTTGGCCCCAAGCAGTCTCGTTAATACCCAGGTTGAGCACCTGCagcctttccctccgcccctttaCGTCAGAGGATGGCGGGGGCGAGTGAAGGAGGCAGGTCGGTCACCCACACGGAGCTTCAGGCCTGAGACTCGCCCTCCCCAAATCAAATTCTGATGTCGCCAACTGGGCGGGGGGCTCCACGCCCCTTCCGTCCTCAGGAAGAAGGATCGAGGGTCTGGGTAGAGCTGCTTTTCTGCCTTCCCCAGAGTTAAGTGCTAAGTGGCGGCACCACTGGTGTGTCCTCCATCAGCAGAAAGAGCCACATCTGTGGCAACCGCACAGTGTGCGTGGTGCTGCCTGACAGTCAAGGCCACGGACACCCATTACCATGGCAACCCCAGCTCCCCCTTGGTCCGAGGACTCTGGCAGCGCTTTCTTGGTTTGAACGGAAGGAGAAGTGCTCAGCCGATCTCAATACGGGGTCCGGGATCCTGGGGTCTCAGCCGGAGGATACACTGTGTATCCTGTTGGTCTCTTTCCCTTGGGAAAAATCCATCCGGGACTCCCACCCCGCCTTAACCTGGGACCTGCACCTCGAGAACAGTGACAATCCAGGCCCCGCTGGACCGGTGAAGTTGTTCCAACAGCAAACCACGATCCAGGAAATGGTTTCTCCTCATGGCGATGTCCCAACCCATCACCATCACCAACCATTCTGGGGCCCCACAGACACcacaaccctagcacttagtgcttggcacatagtaagagcttaacaaataccattgttgttattattattgttatttgccgCTCTCAAAGGAAAGAGACCCCCAGCCCATCAGCTGAAAGAATGAGCTGGGGAACCCACTCtcaaaggtgatgatgatgatgatatttggtgcttcctatgtgacaggcactcttctaagcgctaggctgGATAGAAGCAAAGaggattagacacagaccctgtaccatgtggggctcacagtctcgatccccatttcacagatgaggaaactgaggcatagagaagtaaagtgacttgcccaagggcagacagcagataagtggcagagctgggattagaactcatgcctttctgacttccaggcctgagcgctatccactatgccaaatgTCTTCTGtaggtgggggcaggagggaaggaaggatctGGGGGGACAGTAGGGGTGAAGAAGAAGAGTCAGGGTTTGGGAAGAGACTTTTTGGAAAGCAGCTGGGCCTGGACTGGAAGGTGGATTCCCACCACACTtcatctgggtgaccttagacaagtcattatCGTTGCCAGATTGCTATGAAATGGCAAGAACAGTCCCGGGCCccaccttccattcattcattcaatcgtatttattgagcacttactatgtgcagagcactgtactaagtgcttggaaagtaccattcagcaacagatagagacaatccctacccaaccatgggctcacagtctagaaacaatccctgccccacaacggtcATAGATGATCATCATTttaagcaggaaagagaaagggtgaACCCAAGGAGCAGGGCCTCCATCCACGCCCCAGGCGGGTTTCCTTTCAGGCCCCTCCCCGTGAGGAGACACGGGCCCGGGTGGGGCGGGCTACTGCACTGAGCGTCTCCTCAGGCTTTACCAGGTGCCCGGGAGAAAGGTCCCAAGCTGGCCAAGAGACTGCCGTCCATCGTGGTGGAGTCAACCGAGTCAGAGAAGGTGGAGAGCGGGGAGCTCCGCTGGCCCCCAGACGACATCAAGTCCGAGAAGAAGGCTAGCGCCCTCCTGCCGCAGACCAAGCAGGAAGGTGAGGGGCCTGGGGCTTAGGGAGGAGAGCCTCGAGGCCCCAGCTTGACTctttgtctcattcattcaattaattcaatcatatctgtcgagcacttactgtgtgccgagcactgtactaagtgcttgggagagtaggattcaAGGGAAGGTGGAGGTGCGCTGCCCTGCTCCATGTGGCCCCAAACAATCTGGGCcaaccccagcactgagcacaatGCTTTAGCACATaggaaagctcttaataaataccaccatcattattattattattactattattattattttttttactacCTGGGCATAAggctggagttctaatcccctctccaccactggcCTATTTCTttcgtgagcttgggcaaactgTTTTGccttttctaaaatggggataatgataccCACATCTCCTTGACTCCCAGGGATGTCACAATGGTAAAGTGAGACTGTTGATATTAAAGGGCTGTGAAAAATAAAAGCATCATTCACATTCAAAGGACTATTGTAAACTTCCTGAAAACCCCCGGCTTCCTCCACCTGCCATGTAGGCTGTCCGGCAGCAGGGTCAGTAGAGTTGCAGGGGGAGATCCAGTGGGTTCTTGTTTCCTGTTAAGGTAAAGAGATCAGTGTGACGCGG comes from the Ornithorhynchus anatinus isolate Pmale09 chromosome 1, mOrnAna1.pri.v4, whole genome shotgun sequence genome and includes:
- the LBHD2 gene encoding LBH domain-containing protein 2 codes for the protein MEEFARPRAAEEAGEQATQALPGAREKGPKLAKRLPSIVVESTESEKVESGELRWPPDDIKSEKKASALLPQTKQEGTFSPQDKDPGVDTSSLSKLGRQN